One genomic window of Dama dama isolate Ldn47 chromosome 7, ASM3311817v1, whole genome shotgun sequence includes the following:
- the LOC133059132 gene encoding olfactory receptor 10C1-like: MNLSCSLWQDNSMSVKRFAFAKFSEVTEQCFLLFTLILLMFLASLTGNALIALAIWTNPVLHTPMYFFLANLSLLEIGYTCSVIPKMLQSLVSEARGISREGCATQMFFFTLFAISECCLLAAMAFDRYMAICSPLHYATRMSRGVCGHLAMVSWGVGCIVGLGQTNYIFSLDFCGPCEIDHFFCDLPPILALACGDTSHNEAAVFVVAILCISSPFLLIIASYGRILAAVLIMPSPEGRRKALSTCSSHLLVVTLFYGSGSVTYLRPKASHSPGVDKLLALFYTVVTSMLNPVIYSLRNKEVKTALQRTLGKKKF; the protein is encoded by the coding sequence ATGAACCTCAGTTGTTCCTTGTGGCAAGACAACAGCATGTCTGTGAAACGCTTTGCATTTGCCAAATtctctgaggtcactgaacaGTGTTTCCTTTTATTTACCCTCATCCTACTCATGTTCTTAGCATCACTGACAGGCAATGCTCTCATAGCCCTTGCCATCTGGACCAATCCAGTCCTCCATACCCCTATGTACTTCTTCCTGGCCAACTTGTCTCTCTTGGAGATTGGATACACTTGCTCTGTCATACCCAAGATGCTGCAGAGCCTTGTGAGTGAGGCCCGAGGAATCTCTCGGGAGGGATGTGCTACACAGATGTTTTTCTTTACATTATTTGCTATAAGTGAGTGCTGTCTGTTGGCAGCCATGGCTTTTGATCGCTATATGGCCATATGCTCCCCACTTCATTATGCAACACGAATGAGTCGTGGAGTGTGTGGCCATTTAGCAATGGTTTCTTGGGGAGTGGGTTGCATAGTAGGCTTGGGCCAAACAAactatattttttctttggaCTTCTGTGGCCCCTGTGAAATAGACCACTTCTTCTGTGACCTCCCCCCTATTCTGGCACTAGCCTGTGGGGATACATCCCATAATGAGGCTGCAGTCTTTGTTGTGGCCATTCTTTGCATTTCCAGTCCATTTTTATTAATCATTGCTTCTTATGGCAGAATTCTAGCTGCCGTGCTGATCATGCCGTCCCCTGAAGGCCGCCGAAAAGCTCTTTCCACCTGTTCTTCCCACCTACTGGTAGTAACGCTCTTCTATGGCTCAGGATCTGTCACCTACTTGAGACCCAAGGCTAGCCATTCACCAGGGGTGGATAAACTCCTGGCCCTTTTCTATACTGTGGTGACATCCATGCTCAACCCTGTCATCTACAGCTTACGGAACAAGGAAGTCAAGACAGCTCTTCAGAGAACTCTGGGCAAGAAAAAGTTTTGA